The genomic segment TCCGCCTCTGTAGCCGCCGCAATAATAGCGTCAATAGAGGCCGGAGCGAGCCGCTCGCGGCTGCAACCGCAAAAATTGCGGTAACTGCACGTCCAACCGGGCCGCTCGTTGATGCAGCCCCGAATTTGCAGTTACAGCGTGTCCGAACGAGCCGCGCAACCAAAGGACGGACTCAGTCCTCGACGCTACCCGACGCAAACTGGATGTCGTGGTTACATCCCTGCGCCGCGAACGACAGCAGGCGCGCGCCTTCGTCCGCCAGCGCTTCGCGATCGTCCGCCGACAGCGTGACGAATGGCTCGACGACCAGCAGCGCATCGCTGCGTTCCCGGCGGATCTCCCATTTGCCGGCGACGATGCCGTCCAGCAGAAAGACGGGGCGGACGATACCGTTGGCGGTGAAAACACGTTTTTTGCGCGCTTCGCTTAATATGCGCGAGCGATCCGCGTAAGCGAGCAGCATCTGATCGAACTCGCCAAGATAGCGCGGCGGGCTAACGGTATTCGCATCTGGGCGGGGCGCATCGGGCAAGTCGAACAGCTCGGTCCCTTGCTCGGAGCGGAAACGGACGAGCTTGGGCCCGAGCCGCCGGACCGCTTCCTGCAGCTTCGTGAGGCCCGACCATGCTTGCATGTCCTTGACCGATGCAGGCCCGAAGGCGGACAAATATCGCATGACAAGCGCTTCGTTCGTGCAGCTCTCTTCCTGTGGCGCCAGCTCGGTCCACGCTTCGAGCGGCACATGCAGCGCCTGCCCGCTGCGGCCCCACAGACCGCGCGGCGGCGTCTGCGCGAGCGGCACGCGCGCCCGGACTGCGATCGCGAGCGCCTCGGGATCGCGGTCCGGCCAGCGCTCCGCAAGCCGCGCACCAAGCTCCGCGAAGCTCAGCGGGCGCTCGGCCGTCCATTCCCGCCCCAAGGCGGCGATCGCGTCCAGATCTAAGCCGGCCAGCCGCTTGCCGAAGGCGCCGGCCAGCCCGCGATCCTGCACGGGCTGAAGCAGCGGGCGGAGCGACAAGGCGTCCCGGGTCGAGACGAGATGCAGCGTGGCCCGCATCAGAGCGATCCGCACCGCTTCGCGTCCAAGGAGCAGGCTTTCGAGCTCTGCGGGCTCGAACCGCTCGAGCCGCGCCCACAACGCGTAATAAGGCGCCATTGGCGCCTGCGCTTGCAGGCCGCACAGCCGCTCGATCGCTTCGAGCGCGGACATGCGCTGCCGTCCCAGCAGCATCTGCCTGGCCAACAGCGCACGATTGAGCGCGCCGCGGTCCAGCGTCTCAGCCGCCGCAAAGTCTTTGCTTTTTGAATGGGATTCTGACGGTCGTTCGTTCATGCGGTTCGTTCCCCCTTGGCGAGGCGCTCGGGCCTCATCGGTAAACCAAGAATAACGCATGTTCTCTGACAGCAGTCTGTCAGTAAAGCATGCATGCGACAACGCATTTCGTTCAGCGCGGATTCCAAGCAGTCTTTGTCGGCATGTCAGAAAGTATAAATTTAGCGGCGATTTGCGGCAGGTAAGCGAGCATGCGGCGGGCCGGAGCTATTCGGTCGTTTTACGGGTCGAAATAACTGCATTCGTACAGGTATTTTCTTCGGATCAACGACGTGCGATGAAAAAGATGCAAATAAAGTCAATTTCATAATTAATTTGGTCATGGAGCCAAGCATGAGGCCAATGTTGGGGAAGTCCTTTTTTTTGAGGTTAAGCGGCTGGTTTTGCTTCGCGGATGCGCTTGTTTAATTTATCTATTGCAAGTTTGCATACATTGTATGTGAGACAACTTAAGTCCATATCTACGAATGCACGTCTTTTAAGCTTTCGCGTCGTGCCTAATTCCAGATAAAGTTTTAAATAGGCAAAGACACGCTCAACCGCGGTCCGCTGTTTAAATAATTGATGGAACTTTTCACTGCCTCGCCCAGGTGCAGTGTATCTACGAACATCCTCTTTTACTTGTTTTTTTATCACCTTTTGGCAGCCGTCGGCTTGAAACGGACAGGCTGCGCATTCTTTGGGTGCTACAAATTTAACAGTATCCCGAGTCGCATCATAGCTATCGTAGCGGTACGAATGACCTTGTTTGCACGTTGGGCGCAAGTGTTTATCTACACCATCCGGCAGTTTGGTGCGATGAACAAGCGGAATAAGCGAACATGCACCTACATCTCTAACTTGCTGGTAAACGGGCTCGCTATCGTATCCTTTGTCGCCTAACACGTACTTAGGCTGGAGTGTTGGGAACCGCTCTTTTAATCGTTTAAGCAGCACGATCGCCGGACGTTGGTCGTTTACGTGAGCCGAGCAGTTTACGCCAGTCACAATATACTGACTCTGGCAATCCACTAACAAATTGAGCTTGTAGCCGTACCAATATTTTACGCGTCCGCTTCCGCGGGGATCGCCTTTTGCTCCTACACTTGGATAGGTCGGCATGTCCGCGATGAGTTCCTCGTAGCTGCAAGACAACATCCCCGCAACTTCCTTTTCAAAGTGTGTTAACGAAGCTTCGTAAGCCTCGACTTGCGCACGCCACGCGGCCTCCTCGGCTTTGGGGACGCGCCCGCGTTTGGCACGCTTGGGTTTCTCGGGCTTGGGGGCTGGCTGCGGGACATGGCTGACGGCGTCCAGAAAAGCAGGCTCTTCGCTGTCTTCTACCTCCTTGGGGAGAATGGACGGGGCCGGTTTAGACGCGTCAATTTTGGGGTTTCGGTCAAAGGCTTCCACATGCGAAGAGTCCACCGCCATGCTTTCACCTTTCAGGAAGCCTTCTGTAATCGCTGCATCCACCGTAATATCGATGACCTCATGCAGGATACCGGACTGCTGAAGTTTGGTGAAAAGCCTGGAATAGGCGGCTTGGCTCGGTACCCGATCAGAGCCTGTAAAGTGACAGCGCAATCTGAATTCTGCACTGCTTTTCAGACGGTTGACCAGGTCCTTGATGAAGCGAATATGCTCGATTTTGCAAAGGATAAGCGAAAAGATCATCGCTCTGGTGTTCAAGCTTTCGGGCCGACCACGTCGTTTGAAGCTACTGATGGCGTACAAGATTTTCGCAATAGGAACTTCTTCCAAAATGAGGTCGTCTTTTGACGCCGGGGACATTTTTAGAAGGGTCTCAAAGGAAAAGAGCTCTTCTTGTCGAATTGGAATCGTAGGAGTACTTCCTTTCTTTCTCGTTTTGGTTGGCTAACCTTAATTTCGAGAATGTGGGGAGGTACTCCTCTTTGGTGCGCCAAAAAAGTCAGTCGTAGCAAGGGGTTTGAATTATGAAATTGACTTAATATGCAGGTAAATTCAAAGCGCAAGCCGAAAATGGGGCTAGCGAAGAAAAATAAATGCACTTTCGCATCTTTTCTGCCTGAAAGGGTCGGGATCGGCGAATATAGATGTATATTTGCAGGCATTGCGGCGAAAGAACGGCGCAGCCGACGATAGCCGGGCCTATTGAAGCGGCTGTCGGAATAGCCATTGACAGCGTTCCGCAGGAGTCAAACTTGCATATCGCAAGACTAAGAAACAACGCCAGGGCGAGCCCCCTGTTTCTTGCCGCTGCTTAAACTTTAATACGGAAGACGTATCTCGACACGGGTACCCTGACCCAGTGCGCTCATATAACGGATGGTCCCTCTGTGTCCCGCCAATATCTGCTGGCTGACCATAAGGCCGAGACCGTGCCCCGAGACTTTGTTGGAATAAAACGGTTCGCCGAGATGCTTCAGCTCCTCTTCGGAAATGCCGAAGCCCTCGTCCTCGATGACGATCAAGATGCTGTCGCTCACCGATTCATCCGAACGCTGTATCGCTTCTGCCTCAGCAGGCGTATATGCCGAGGCTTTCGGCTCACGAGCCGCAGCAGCCTCGGCCTCGGCATACGCTTTGCTGCCGCTCGCAGCCTCACTCTCGGCCACGACTTCGCTCCTGCCGGCTGTCTCGCTCTTGCCGGATTCGCTGCCGCCGACCGTCGCGCCATCGCCGACCGTCGCGCTGCCGCCGGCCTCCCCGTGCAGCTCCGCCCAGATGCCGATGCGCATCGTGCCGCCGTCCGGCATCGCCTCCATGCCGTTTTTGAGCACGTTCAAGAACACCTGCTTCAGCTGGTTAGGCTCGCCGTTCAACGACGGCAGCTCGTCGGCTTCGTGCAGCTCGAATTGCACGTTGTTCATAATCGCCTGCGCCTCGAGCAGCGCTACCGTCTCCTTCATGATGGAGCGGATGTCGACGAGCTGGAAGCGGATTGCCTGCGGCTTGGACAGGACGAGGAACTCTCCGACGATAAAGTTGATCCGGTCGAGCTCGGACAGCATCGTGTCGAGATGGGACGGCGTGATGAAACCCGACTTCTGCTGGAGCTGCACGAATCCCCGG from the Cohnella hashimotonis genome contains:
- a CDS encoding transposase, which codes for MSPASKDDLILEEVPIAKILYAISSFKRRGRPESLNTRAMIFSLILCKIEHIRFIKDLVNRLKSSAEFRLRCHFTGSDRVPSQAAYSRLFTKLQQSGILHEVIDITVDAAITEGFLKGESMAVDSSHVEAFDRNPKIDASKPAPSILPKEVEDSEEPAFLDAVSHVPQPAPKPEKPKRAKRGRVPKAEEAAWRAQVEAYEASLTHFEKEVAGMLSCSYEELIADMPTYPSVGAKGDPRGSGRVKYWYGYKLNLLVDCQSQYIVTGVNCSAHVNDQRPAIVLLKRLKERFPTLQPKYVLGDKGYDSEPVYQQVRDVGACSLIPLVHRTKLPDGVDKHLRPTCKQGHSYRYDSYDATRDTVKFVAPKECAACPFQADGCQKVIKKQVKEDVRRYTAPGRGSEKFHQLFKQRTAVERVFAYLKLYLELGTTRKLKRRAFVDMDLSCLTYNVCKLAIDKLNKRIREAKPAA
- a CDS encoding winged helix DNA-binding domain-containing protein gives rise to the protein MNERPSESHSKSKDFAAAETLDRGALNRALLARQMLLGRQRMSALEAIERLCGLQAQAPMAPYYALWARLERFEPAELESLLLGREAVRIALMRATLHLVSTRDALSLRPLLQPVQDRGLAGAFGKRLAGLDLDAIAALGREWTAERPLSFAELGARLAERWPDRDPEALAIAVRARVPLAQTPPRGLWGRSGQALHVPLEAWTELAPQEESCTNEALVMRYLSAFGPASVKDMQAWSGLTKLQEAVRRLGPKLVRFRSEQGTELFDLPDAPRPDANTVSPPRYLGEFDQMLLAYADRSRILSEARKKRVFTANGIVRPVFLLDGIVAGKWEIRRERSDALLVVEPFVTLSADDREALADEGARLLSFAAQGCNHDIQFASGSVED